A window of the Alnus glutinosa chromosome 4, dhAlnGlut1.1, whole genome shotgun sequence genome harbors these coding sequences:
- the LOC133866436 gene encoding endo-1,4-beta-xylanase 1-like gives MRRVSACFFTSLFSRIRWKIKHKHTPQRARETMEKPTDNAGDNAEIVVRNTKDSKRSCSTNVILNHDFSEGLHLWHPNCCDGFVVSAESAYTEGISEKSGGSYAVVTNRKECWQGLEQDITARVFPGSTYTVSACVGVSGPLQGSTEVLATLKLEYQATGTSFLFIGRTSVSKERWGKLEGNFSLPTMPDRVVFYLEGPSPGIDLLIKSALITCSKPSEYESVSHGCFTTGDENIILNPRFEDGLNSWSGRGCKIVLHDSIGDGKIVPLSGKYFVAATERTQSWNGVQQEITGRVQRKLAYDVTAVVRIFGNNVTSSDVRVTLWVQTPNLREQYIGIANAQATDKDWVQLQGKFLLNGSPSKIVIYIEGPPSGTDILLNSLIVKHAEKTPPSPPPVIENPAFGVNIIENSNLNGGTNGWFPLGNCTLSVATGSPHVLPPMARDTLGPHEPLSGQYILVTNRTQNWMGPAQMITDKLKLFLTYQVSAWVRVGSGATGLQNVNVALGVDNQWVNGGQAEVNGERWHEIGGSFRIEKQPSKVIVYIQGPAPGVDLMVAGLQIFPVDRHARFRYLRMQTDKIRKRDVILKFSGVDSSISFGTFVKVRQTKNSFPFGSCVNRTNIDNEDFVDFFTKNFNWAVFGNELKWYWTEPQQGNFNYKDADEILDLCKSHDIETRGHCIFWEVEGTVQSWIRNLNKTDLATAVQNRLTGLLSRYKGKFRHYDVNNEMLHGSFYQDRLGKDTRANMFKTAHQLDPSPILFVNDYHVEDGCDTRSSPEKYIEHVLDLQEQGAPVGGVGIQGHIDSPVGSVVCSALDKLGILGLPIWFTELDVSSINEHVRADDLEVMLREGFAHPAVDGIMLWGFWELFMSRDNSHLVNAEGDINEAGARYLALKKEWLSHANGHIDDQGEFQFRGFHGTYNVQIFTASKRFSKTFVVEKGDSPLVVSIDL, from the exons ATGAGAAGGGTCTCTGCTTGCTTCTTCACAAGTCTATTCTCCAGGATCCGTTGGAAGATAAAGCACAAGCACACCCCCCAG AGAGCCAGAGAAACTATGGAGAAGCCTACGGACAATGCCGGCGACAATGCGGAG ATTGTAGTCCGAAACACAAAGGACTCAAAACGGAGTTGCAGTACTAATGTCATACTAAACCATGACTTCTCTGAGGGGCTGCATTTGTGGCATCCCAACTGCTGTGATGGATTTGTAGTTTCAGCCGAGTCAGCTTACacagaaggaatatcagaaaaGTCAGGTGGTAGTTATGCAGTTGTTACGAATCGCAAGGAGTGCTGGCAGGGCTTGGAACAAGATATCACAGCTAGGGTTTTCCCAGGTTCCACTTATACAGTTTCTGCGTGTGTTGGAGTATCAGGGCCTCTTCAGGGATCCACTGAGGTCCTGGCAACTTTGAAACTAGAATACCAAGCTACAGGGACTAGCTTTCTATTCATTGGAAG GACTTCAGTGTCTAAGGAGAGGTGGGGAAAGTTGGAAGGCAACTTCTCGTTGCCAACTATGCCTGACCGGGTCGTGTTTTATTTGGAAGGGCCTTCTCCTGGAATTGATCTCCTTATCAAATCAGCACTAATCACCTGTTCCAAACCAAGTGAGTATGAG AGTGTGAGCCATGGTTGTTTCACTACTGGAGATGAGAATATCATCCTAAACCCCAGATTTGAGGATGGCCTGAATAGTTGGTCCGGAAGAGGCTGCAAGATTGTTTTACATGATTCTATCGGAGATGGGAAAATAGTTCCACTGTCTGGAAAGTATTTTGTAGCTGCGACAGAGCGCACACAGAGCTGGAATGGAGTTCAGCAGGAGATCACTGGAAGAGTGCAGCGAAAACTTGCTTATGATGTTACTGCTGTTGTTCGGATATTTGGTAACAATGTCACTAGTTCTGATGTGCGAGTGACTTTGTGGGTCCAAACACCAAATCTTCGTGAGCAGTATATAGGCATTGCCAA TGCCCAGGCAACAGACAAGGATTGGGTACAGTTGCAGGGGAAGTTCCTTCTAAATGGTTCCCCATCTAAAATTGTGATATATATTGAAGGTCCTCCTTCTGGTACTGATATCCTTCTCAACAGTTTAATTGTAAAGCATGCAGAGAAAACCCCTCCTTCACCTCCACCAGTTATTGAG aaTCCAGCCTTTGGAGTTAATATAATTGAGAACAGCAATCTAAATGGTGGCACCAATGGTTGGTTTCCCCTTGGTAATTGCACTTTGAGTGTTGCTACTGGTTCACCACATGTACTTCCACCAATGGCAAGAGATACCCTGGGACCTCATGAACCTTTAAGTGGTCAGTATATCCTTGTGACCAATCGTACACAGAATTGGATGGGTCCTGCTCAGATGATCACAGATAAACTGAAGCTTTTCTTGACATACCAAGTGTCTGCTTGGGTTCGGGTCGGTTCTGGAGCTACTGGTCTACAAAATGTGAATGTTGCACTAGGCGTAGACAATCAGTGGGTTAATGGGGGTCAAGCTGAGGTTAATGGTGAGAGATGGCATGAAATTGGTGGATCCTTTAGAATTGAGAAGCAACCATccaaggttattgtttatattCAAGGTCCTGCTCCAGGTGTTGACTTAATGGTTGCTGGACTCCAGATTTTCCCTGTTGACCGACATGCAAGGTTTAGATATTTACGGATGCAGACTGATAAG ATTCGTAAGCGAGATGTCATCCTGAAATTCTCAGGAGTGGATTCAAGCATTTCTTTTGGCACCTTCGTGAAAGTCAGACAAACAAAAAACTCTTTTCCTTTTGGGTCATGTGTAAATAGAACAAACATTGATAATGAAGATTTTGTTGATTTCTttacaaaaaatttcaactGGGCTGTGTTTGGCAATGAATTGAAGTGGTACTGGACAGAACCGCAACAAGGAAATTTCAACTACAAGGATGCTGATGAGATTTTGGACTTGTGTAAGAGTCACGACATAGAGACTCGAGGTCATTGTATCTTCTGGGAAGTCGAAGGCACGGTCCAGTCGTGGATCCGTAATCTGAACAAAACTGACTTGGCAACAGCTGTCCAAAATCGCCTAACAGGTCTTCTCTCACGTTACAAGGGGAAGTTCAGGCACTATGATGTTAACAACGAGATGCTGCATGGTTCATTCTATCAAGATAGACTGGGTAAGGATACCCGAGCAAACATGTTCAAGACTGCACACCAACTAGATCCATCTCCCATCCTATTTGTGAACGATTATCACGTTGAGGATGGATGTGACACCAGATCATCTCCTGAAAAGTACATTGAACATGTTCTTGATTTGCAAGAGCAAGGTGCACCTGTTGGAGGTGTTGGAATACAAGGACATATAGATAGTCCAGTGGGGTCAGTTGTTTGTTCAGCTCTGGATAAATTGGGTATTCTTGGTCTTCCAATCTGGTTTACCGAGCTTGACGTGTCTTCCATTAATGAACATGTTAGAGCAGATGATTTGGAAGTGATGCTTCGGGAAGGTTTTGCCCATCCTGCAGTAGATGGAATAATGCTATGGGGATTCTGGGAATTGTTTATGAGTCGGGACAATTCGCATCTGGTCAATGCAGAAGGTGACATTAACGAAGCTGGTGCAAGATACCTTGCTCTTAAAAAGGAGTGGCTGTCTCATGCCAATGGGCATATTGATGACCAAGGAGAGTTCCAGTTTAGAGGTTTCCATGGAACATACAATGTGCAAATTTTTACTGCCTCCAAGAGATTTTCAAAGACATTTGTTGTTGAAAAGGGTGACTCGCCGCTGGTGGTATCCATAGATTTATAA